The stretch of DNA CTGCTGCGAATGTTATTGCTTGTTTAAGACTGGCTCTAGATCCAAACATAATGGCTGTGCAGCCAATAATACAAATGATAGAAGTTGCTATGGCACTTGTTGTTAATAACAATAAGATAGGTAATGCCAGAATACCTACTCCAAGCCAAGATTTTCGAGAATCATTCCAATTCCAAGAATGAAAGATTCCAGCAAAGGACATAACCAGGAGAAAAGGAGTAATCTCGGTAAAATTAATATTGGCAAAACCTAAGATTAAAAAAGGAACACCATCGACTCTAACACCAAAAAGAACAGTTATTAATAGAATTAGGACCGTTCCCGCATATAGGTGTTTGGAGAACTTTAATAACTTTCTATAATCAAACGTAGACAAGCTTAGCATCAGCAGAATTCCTAACAAGTAAAAGATAAGACTTTTATTAAATACTTTCATATCCTGAATCTCTGTAAAAGTAGAATGAAATTGTAAATAATACATTACTAGTAATCCAAACAGTGAAGCTATCATTACTGGAAGTATGGTTTTGATATCCATTGGGGCTTTATGGGTCTCGTTAAGCTGCTTTCCAAGCAACTTTACATCTCCCATACGAGCCAATGCTTGATCGATTGCCTCTTCTTCTGAGAGTCCAGCAAGCAAGGCTTCCTCTTTAAGTGTCTGAAGATGATCACTTATTTCAAGTTTTATACTAGAGTGTACATCTTTATTTCTTATTTGTTTACACAATTCTTTAATATATACTTCAAAATCGTTTTCTAATCCCATACGATTTTCTCTCCTTTCAACACTTCGTCCACTGCAGTCTTAAAGATTGACCATTCTTCTTTTTTTTCCTTTATAAATTCCTTACCTTTTCCATTGATATTATAATATTTTCTCTTTCTCTTCCCGTGGCCTTCTTCCCAATAAGAAATAATCAGTCCTTTATCTTCAAGGGTATGCAGGATGGGATAAATCGTTCCTTCTTTAAAACTAAAAATTCCCTCAGACTTCATTTCCAACTCTTTAATAATTTCATAGCCATACATTGGTTTTGAATTAAGTAGGCTTAAAATAAGAGTAGTGGTACTACCTTTTAGCAACTCTTTACTAATCTTCATAACAGTCTCCCTCCAATACATACTATTTCTATGCATAGTAATCATAGGTATATGTTATATTACATATTTATGTGTGTCAATTCTTTTGATACAGCTTTTTGATTCTAACAAGGGTAATTTAGTAGAATCTACTCTAATCACAAGGAAATTAACCGCTTTATCAAAAATCATTCTCCCAGTTCGGTGAACACCACTTGTATCATATTTATATTTAAGTATCTTAAGTACTAAAGGGAATAAGATGAAACTGATATTAAATTTA from Neobacillus sp. CF12 encodes:
- a CDS encoding FtsW/RodA/SpoVE family cell cycle protein, encoding MGLENDFEVYIKELCKQIRNKDVHSSIKLEISDHLQTLKEEALLAGLSEEEAIDQALARMGDVKLLGKQLNETHKAPMDIKTILPVMIASLFGLLVMYYLQFHSTFTEIQDMKVFNKSLIFYLLGILLMLSLSTFDYRKLLKFSKHLYAGTVLILLITVLFGVRVDGVPFLILGFANINFTEITPFLLVMSFAGIFHSWNWNDSRKSWLGVGILALPILLLLTTSAIATSIICIIGCTAIMFGSRASLKQAITFAAAASIWPIFNLLVLSQNYTSIDTKDIKKLGASDFIGNSLNLTPNLISEVHTDFIFTYIIYSFGWLAAIIAFVLVVFFIWRILSAAKSVSFIYGKMLAIGLAVTFASQFILSILTNLGLSPLPGVAMPFMSFGGSHILLEMIAVGLILSIFRRRKAADILWLDVKNNT
- a CDS encoding PadR family transcriptional regulator, with the protein product MKISKELLKGSTTTLILSLLNSKPMYGYEIIKELEMKSEGIFSFKEGTIYPILHTLEDKGLIISYWEEGHGKRKRKYYNINGKGKEFIKEKKEEWSIFKTAVDEVLKGEKIVWD